The Flavobacterium sp. HJ-32-4 genome contains a region encoding:
- the recJ gene encoding single-stranded-DNA-specific exonuclease RecJ — translation MRWTLIPKPDATQVSELASALNVTELVARLLVQRGITTFDQAKDFFRPTLESLHDPYLMKDMDKAVARVERAIENSERILVFGDYDVDGTTSVALVSTYLHSIYDKVDTYIPDRYDEGYGVSFKGIDYADDNGITLIIALDCGVKSVAHVAYAKEKGIDFIICDHHRPGPELPDAVAVLDPKRDDCTYPYDELCGCGVGFKLVQALGANRQQGLLDLYPYLDLVATAIAADIVPITGENRVLAYYGLKVMNSHPRPGLKALLFQTRKSVIDISDVVFIVAPRINAAGRIRHGQHAVTLLCETDFNQALEYAKEIEQYNADRKDLDKAITQQALWQIEEKGEQDRYTTVVFQEDWHKGVIGIVASRLIETYYRPTLVFTKSGDKYAASARSVSGFDVYNALETCAEHLEQFGGHMYAAGMTLQPEKYQDFKDAFEETVKNTLPEALRVPEITVDAEVAFTDLDAKTRRILKMFEPFGPGNRMPVFLSRNVHDTGYAKRIGQNGEHLKMFVRQVDSDGIGAIAFGLGDRLEQVANRRPFSTIFCLEENEWNGEITPQLRMKDIRQNF, via the coding sequence ATGAGATGGACCCTTATCCCGAAACCCGACGCTACGCAGGTCAGCGAATTGGCGTCGGCACTGAATGTGACCGAACTCGTTGCGCGCCTTCTGGTACAGCGCGGTATCACGACCTTTGACCAAGCAAAGGATTTTTTCCGACCGACCCTTGAATCGCTTCACGATCCGTACCTGATGAAGGATATGGACAAAGCGGTGGCAAGAGTGGAACGGGCCATCGAAAACAGCGAACGCATCCTGGTGTTCGGCGATTACGATGTGGATGGCACGACGTCGGTGGCGCTGGTCTCGACGTATCTTCATTCTATTTATGACAAGGTCGACACCTATATCCCAGACCGCTATGACGAAGGCTATGGCGTGTCGTTCAAAGGCATCGATTATGCCGATGACAACGGTATTACATTGATCATCGCACTCGACTGCGGCGTCAAATCGGTCGCGCATGTGGCGTATGCCAAAGAAAAAGGTATCGATTTCATTATCTGCGACCACCACCGCCCGGGGCCTGAACTTCCGGATGCTGTGGCGGTACTCGACCCAAAGCGCGATGACTGTACCTATCCGTACGACGAGTTGTGCGGCTGTGGCGTAGGGTTCAAACTGGTACAGGCACTTGGCGCTAACCGACAGCAGGGACTGCTGGATTTGTATCCGTATCTCGATTTGGTGGCGACGGCGATTGCGGCCGACATTGTGCCCATTACGGGCGAAAACCGGGTATTGGCGTACTATGGGTTGAAAGTGATGAATAGCCATCCGCGTCCGGGACTCAAAGCGTTGTTGTTCCAAACCCGGAAGAGTGTCATTGATATTTCGGATGTCGTGTTCATCGTGGCACCGCGGATCAATGCGGCGGGGCGTATCCGACATGGCCAGCATGCCGTCACCTTATTATGCGAGACCGATTTCAATCAGGCGCTGGAATACGCGAAGGAAATCGAACAGTACAATGCCGACCGAAAGGATCTCGATAAAGCCATCACCCAACAGGCACTGTGGCAGATTGAGGAAAAGGGGGAGCAAGACCGCTATACGACCGTCGTGTTTCAGGAAGACTGGCACAAAGGGGTAATTGGGATCGTCGCGTCGCGGCTGATCGAAACCTATTACCGACCCACGTTGGTGTTTACGAAAAGTGGTGACAAGTATGCAGCTTCGGCCCGTTCTGTGTCGGGTTTCGACGTATACAATGCCCTTGAGACATGCGCCGAGCACCTCGAGCAATTTGGCGGGCACATGTATGCGGCCGGCATGACATTGCAGCCGGAGAAGTACCAGGATTTCAAGGATGCCTTTGAGGAAACGGTAAAAAATACATTACCGGAGGCTTTGAGAGTACCTGAGATAACCGTCGATGCCGAAGTGGCCTTTACGGATTTGGACGCGAAGACCCGCCGCATCCTAAAGATGTTCGAACCCTTCGGCCCGGGAAACCGAATGCCGGTATTCTTATCTCGTAACGTGCATGATACCGGATATGCCAAGCGCATCGGCCAAAACGGGGAACACCTGAAGATGTTCGTGCGGCAGGTCGATTCCGACGGCATCGGGGCCATCGCCTTTGGTTTAGGAGACCGCCTGGAACAGGTAGCGAACAGGCGCCCTTTTTCCACTATTTTTTGTTTGGAAGAGAATGAATGGAACGGCGAAATTACGCCCCAGTTGCGCATGAAAGATATCCGGCAAAATTTCTAA
- the rsmI gene encoding 16S rRNA (cytidine(1402)-2'-O)-methyltransferase: MSSGTLFIVPTPIGNLEDMTFRAIKVLKEADLILAEDTRNSGRLLKHFEIETPMQSHHMHNEHKTTEGLVARLKGGQSIALISDAGTPAISDPGFFLTRAAIENGIRVECLPGATAFVPALVNSGLPNDRFLFEGFLPDKKGRQTRFLALATETRTMVFYVSPHKLVKTLAEFVQYFGADRPVSVSRELSKLHEETVRGTAAEVLAHFTARPPKGEIVVVVGGAISGKDAEKP; the protein is encoded by the coding sequence ATGTCTTCCGGAACGCTCTTTATCGTACCCACGCCTATCGGCAACCTTGAAGACATGACCTTTCGCGCCATTAAGGTGTTGAAAGAGGCCGATCTCATCCTTGCCGAAGATACCCGCAACAGCGGTCGCCTGCTCAAGCATTTCGAAATCGAAACGCCCATGCAGTCGCACCACATGCACAACGAACACAAAACGACCGAGGGGCTGGTGGCCCGTCTCAAAGGCGGACAATCCATCGCGCTGATTTCGGATGCCGGAACGCCCGCTATTTCCGATCCCGGGTTTTTCCTGACACGTGCCGCTATCGAAAATGGCATCCGGGTGGAATGCCTGCCCGGCGCCACCGCTTTTGTGCCTGCCCTCGTCAACAGCGGACTACCCAATGACCGTTTCCTCTTTGAAGGCTTCCTACCCGATAAAAAAGGACGACAAACCCGCTTTTTGGCTTTGGCGACTGAAACCCGTACGATGGTATTTTATGTGTCGCCCCATAAACTAGTGAAGACGTTAGCGGAGTTTGTACAGTATTTTGGTGCCGACCGACCGGTTTCAGTTTCGCGCGAGCTGTCGAAATTGCACGAAGAAACGGTTCGCGGCACGGCGGCTGAGGTGCTGGCCCATTTCACGGCCCGTCCGCCGAAGGGCGAGATCGTGGTGGTGGTCGGCGGAGCCATTTCCGGAAAAGACGCGGAAAAACCGTAA
- a CDS encoding TonB-dependent receptor has translation MKHLFLTLLMGVSLGVWSQNSFSGKVTDTLQQSITGATVYLPDLHKTAITDATGAFAFRHLPAGKIRFSVSALGYASRQETIAVSGETTLAIALTQSEFRMDEVVVSTAFSRLQSQNVMKIEKQSVADMQKKGAATLIEGLSTLPGVAQVSTGTSIGKPVIRGLSGNRVLVYTQGVRMENQQFGDEHGLGLNDAGVESVEVIKGPASLLYGSDAIGGVIYLNPEKFAEAGAFKADVRQRVFSNTLGSSTSLGIKTSSEKWKFLGRGSYDTHSDYEIPDGDRVTNTRYNERDLKLATGFSDRRISSVLRYNYNALDLGIPEEGIGAQSNSKSTLYPKQDVQSHILSWGNTLFFADSKLDVNLGYIENRRKELEDSPTPALDMRLQTTSYDVKYHFPKSTHWEVISGVQGLWQANTNAGEERLIPDARVQDFGVFTTALGEWDGHTLQTGLRFDTRSVTGDAFGTPGEEGSFETVDRSFSSLNAQIGYSRKIANATTVRLNVASGFRAPNLAELTSNGVHEGTNRYEVGNANLDKEQNVQVDLDLEYGNSHFECFVNGFYNHIDSYIYAAPTGEVRDGNDVYNYVQSNARLFGGEAGFHLHPHPLDWLHLQSTVSLVKGERTDGTALPLVPATDWDNSIRVEFKKGQWLKDGYATFDVNYLFEQNRVGAFETPTGDYALFNLGAGGNITLGKTSFLLTMSANNLFDRTYIAHLSRLKTDGIPNIGRNFIVGLSFQL, from the coding sequence ATGAAACATCTTTTTCTCACGCTCCTGATGGGCGTGTCTCTTGGTGTATGGTCGCAAAATTCCTTTTCCGGAAAAGTGACCGACACCCTTCAGCAATCAATTACGGGCGCGACGGTTTACCTGCCTGACCTCCATAAAACCGCCATTACCGATGCGACCGGCGCCTTCGCCTTTCGCCACCTTCCGGCAGGAAAAATCCGCTTCAGCGTCAGCGCTTTGGGCTATGCCTCACGACAGGAAACCATAGCGGTCTCAGGTGAGACGACCCTCGCTATTGCCCTCACGCAATCCGAATTCCGAATGGACGAAGTGGTGGTGTCGACGGCGTTTAGCCGACTGCAGTCACAGAACGTCATGAAGATTGAAAAACAATCGGTGGCAGATATGCAGAAAAAAGGGGCTGCTACACTGATTGAAGGCCTCTCGACCTTACCCGGCGTGGCGCAGGTCTCGACCGGCACCTCCATTGGGAAACCAGTCATCCGTGGCCTAAGCGGTAACCGCGTGTTGGTCTATACCCAGGGCGTAAGAATGGAAAACCAGCAATTTGGTGACGAACACGGGCTCGGGCTCAATGACGCCGGCGTAGAATCCGTTGAGGTCATCAAAGGTCCGGCGTCGCTCTTGTATGGATCGGATGCCATCGGTGGTGTCATTTACCTAAACCCGGAGAAGTTTGCCGAGGCCGGCGCGTTTAAAGCGGATGTACGCCAGCGCGTTTTTTCCAATACGTTGGGCAGCAGCACCTCATTGGGCATCAAAACCTCATCCGAAAAATGGAAGTTTCTCGGACGTGGCAGTTACGACACCCATTCCGACTATGAAATACCGGATGGTGACCGGGTAACCAATACCCGATACAATGAAAGGGACCTGAAACTTGCCACGGGATTTAGCGATCGTCGTATTTCCTCCGTTCTCCGCTACAACTACAACGCCCTTGACCTCGGCATTCCAGAGGAAGGAATTGGTGCGCAGTCCAACAGTAAATCGACGTTGTATCCGAAGCAGGACGTCCAGAGTCATATCCTGAGTTGGGGAAATACCCTGTTTTTTGCTGATTCGAAGCTGGATGTCAACCTCGGGTACATCGAAAACCGCCGGAAAGAACTGGAAGACAGTCCAACGCCGGCACTTGACATGCGTTTGCAGACTACGAGCTATGATGTAAAGTACCACTTCCCGAAATCAACCCATTGGGAAGTCATCTCAGGCGTACAGGGCTTGTGGCAGGCAAACACGAATGCCGGTGAAGAACGGCTTATTCCGGATGCCCGCGTGCAGGATTTTGGTGTATTTACAACGGCGTTAGGTGAGTGGGACGGACATACACTGCAGACAGGTCTTCGGTTCGACACCCGATCGGTGACGGGAGACGCGTTTGGAACGCCCGGAGAGGAAGGGTCATTCGAAACGGTCGACCGTTCGTTTTCAAGCCTCAACGCACAAATCGGATACAGCCGGAAAATCGCCAACGCGACCACCGTACGCCTAAACGTGGCCAGTGGTTTCAGGGCGCCGAACCTTGCCGAACTGACGTCCAATGGCGTGCATGAGGGCACCAACCGCTATGAAGTGGGGAACGCGAACCTCGACAAAGAGCAAAACGTGCAGGTCGACCTCGATCTCGAATATGGGAACAGCCACTTCGAGTGCTTCGTCAATGGATTCTACAACCACATTGACAGCTACATCTACGCGGCACCCACGGGTGAGGTGCGGGATGGTAATGATGTATACAACTACGTACAGTCGAATGCACGGCTCTTTGGCGGTGAGGCCGGATTCCACCTACACCCGCATCCGCTCGACTGGCTGCACCTTCAGAGTACCGTGAGCCTGGTGAAGGGCGAGCGCACCGATGGTACGGCGTTGCCATTGGTTCCGGCTACCGACTGGGACAACTCGATCCGGGTTGAATTCAAAAAAGGCCAATGGCTGAAAGACGGATATGCCACGTTCGATGTCAACTACTTGTTCGAGCAGAACCGGGTAGGCGCGTTTGAAACCCCTACAGGTGATTATGCTCTTTTCAACCTGGGTGCAGGCGGAAACATCACCCTTGGTAAGACGTCGTTTCTGCTGACGATGAGTGCCAACAACCTGTTCGACCGCACTTACATCGCGCATCTGTCACGTTTGAAGACCGACGGAATTCCGAATATCGGGCGGAACTTTATAGTCGGGCTCTCCTTCCAACTGTAA
- a CDS encoding thymidine kinase has translation MFLENTVNHKEQFGWIEVICGSMFSGKTEELIRRLKRAQFARQKVEIFKPAIDTRYHDEMVVSHDSNEIRSTPVPAAANIAILAQGCDVVGIDEAQFFDDEIVAVCNDLANSGIRVIVAGLDMDFKGNPFGPMPALMATAEYVTKVHAVCTRTGNLANYSFRKADSDQLVMLGETEEYEPLSRAAFFNAMRNEKEAPGSKSRT, from the coding sequence ATGTTTCTCGAAAATACCGTCAACCACAAGGAGCAATTCGGATGGATCGAAGTCATCTGCGGCTCGATGTTTTCGGGGAAAACCGAAGAACTCATCCGTCGCCTGAAGCGCGCGCAATTTGCCCGCCAAAAGGTCGAAATCTTCAAGCCTGCCATCGACACGCGCTACCATGACGAGATGGTGGTCTCGCACGACAGCAACGAAATCCGATCGACACCGGTGCCCGCCGCGGCCAATATTGCCATTCTGGCACAAGGTTGCGATGTGGTCGGTATTGACGAAGCACAGTTCTTTGACGACGAGATCGTAGCGGTCTGCAACGACCTCGCAAATTCAGGCATACGGGTTATCGTGGCCGGACTCGACATGGACTTCAAAGGCAACCCCTTCGGCCCCATGCCGGCACTGATGGCTACAGCCGAGTATGTTACGAAAGTACACGCTGTGTGCACCCGCACCGGCAACCTCGCCAACTATAGTTTCCGGAAAGCCGATAGCGACCAACTGGTGATGCTCGGTGAAACCGAAGAATACGAACCCCTTAGCCGTGCCGCTTTCTTCAACGCCATGCGGAACGAGAAAGAAGCGCCCGGTTCGAAATCCAGGACGTGA
- a CDS encoding bifunctional UDP-N-acetylmuramoyl-tripeptide:D-alanyl-D-alanine ligase/alanine racemase gives MHPSFVATAELLGAAVSGQPEGTVRHVSIDSRSLQNGPDTLFFALVGPHHDAHDFIPELIMKGVRHFVVSHIPKGYKDGAVFLIVPDTRDALQRFAAWYRAQFHFPVIGITGSNGKTIVKEWLNFVLSPDYHIIRSPKSYNSQVGVPLSVLAINERHTLGIFEAGISTVGEMARLQSILKPNIGIFTNIGSAHDEGFTSTEEKIREKMRLFQECDVLIYRRHPLVNRCLPERVKTLSWSETEPADIQIQRKTDGVHTHLSVVFDNRSFEVGIPFLDDASVENAVHCLATLLYLGYDPAVIRSRLAQLYPVEMRLQVKDGIHNTILIDDSYSSDFESLRIAFDFLESQKQHHKKTVILSDIVQSGLDNDTLYERLSALIKSNHITRVIGIGPVISTYAPLFPKAEMYETTEAFIARFDRNAFADETLLVKGARSFSFEKIVRLLEEKTHETVLEINLNALGHNLNFFRAKLAPSTRLMVMVKAFGYGNGGFEIAKLLEHYKVDYLGVAFADEGIALKSAGIALPIMVMNPETTSFASIIQNGLEPEIYSFKGLRAFRDLAREFTLERYPIHIKIDTGMHRLGFSADDIPALIEELSGSPELRVTSLLSHMATSDDPAHREFALGQIALFDRLSSDMMRALDIQPIRHILNTSGIRHFPEAQYDMVRLGIGLYGISNDPSEQKFLENVGTLKSVVSQLRTIPTGDSVGYGRRFRAPRETTVATIPIGYADGIRRAWGNGLGYVVLNGMRAPIIGSVCMDMLMVDATGIDCREGDPVMVFGERPTVVEMAEKLHTIPYEILVGISQRVKRVFYRE, from the coding sequence ATGCACCCGTCATTTGTAGCCACCGCCGAACTTTTGGGTGCCGCCGTCAGTGGGCAACCGGAAGGTACCGTCCGGCACGTATCGATTGACAGCCGCTCGCTGCAAAACGGTCCGGATACCCTTTTCTTTGCCCTGGTGGGGCCGCATCATGATGCACACGATTTCATCCCTGAGCTCATCATGAAAGGCGTACGGCATTTTGTCGTGTCGCACATTCCCAAAGGCTACAAAGACGGAGCTGTTTTCCTAATCGTTCCGGATACGCGTGACGCGCTGCAACGATTCGCGGCCTGGTACCGCGCGCAGTTCCATTTTCCTGTGATCGGCATTACGGGCAGCAACGGCAAAACCATCGTCAAAGAGTGGCTCAATTTCGTGTTGAGTCCGGATTACCATATCATCCGTTCACCCAAAAGCTACAACTCGCAGGTGGGCGTCCCGCTTTCGGTTCTGGCCATCAACGAACGGCACACGTTGGGCATTTTCGAAGCGGGCATATCGACCGTGGGCGAAATGGCGCGATTACAGTCCATCCTGAAACCTAACATCGGGATTTTCACTAATATTGGATCGGCCCACGACGAAGGTTTTACCTCCACCGAGGAGAAAATCCGTGAGAAGATGCGGCTTTTCCAGGAGTGCGACGTCCTCATCTACCGACGGCATCCGCTAGTTAACCGTTGTCTTCCTGAGCGGGTCAAAACCCTGAGTTGGAGTGAAACGGAGCCGGCTGACATACAAATTCAACGAAAGACCGATGGCGTGCACACCCACCTGTCTGTCGTATTCGACAACCGTTCCTTCGAGGTCGGTATTCCTTTCCTTGATGATGCTTCGGTCGAAAACGCCGTGCATTGCCTGGCGACATTGCTGTACCTTGGCTACGATCCGGCGGTCATACGATCGCGGTTGGCCCAATTGTATCCGGTTGAAATGCGGCTGCAGGTCAAGGATGGCATCCACAACACCATCCTCATCGACGACAGTTACAGCTCGGACTTCGAATCGCTGCGCATCGCCTTCGACTTTCTCGAAAGCCAGAAACAGCATCACAAGAAGACGGTCATCCTTTCCGATATCGTCCAGAGCGGACTCGACAACGACACGTTATATGAACGTTTGTCGGCGTTAATAAAATCGAATCATATCACCCGGGTAATCGGCATCGGGCCTGTGATTTCGACGTATGCACCACTGTTTCCCAAAGCGGAAATGTACGAGACCACCGAGGCTTTCATCGCGCGGTTCGATCGTAACGCTTTCGCGGATGAAACCCTGCTGGTCAAGGGCGCGCGGTCGTTTTCCTTTGAAAAGATCGTGCGGCTGCTGGAGGAAAAAACGCATGAAACGGTGTTGGAAATCAACTTGAATGCCCTCGGCCACAACCTGAATTTCTTTCGTGCGAAACTGGCGCCGTCTACCCGGTTGATGGTGATGGTCAAAGCATTCGGCTACGGCAACGGCGGCTTCGAGATCGCGAAACTTCTCGAACATTATAAAGTCGATTATTTGGGTGTCGCTTTCGCGGATGAAGGAATCGCGCTGAAGTCGGCGGGAATTGCACTTCCAATCATGGTGATGAACCCTGAAACCACCAGTTTCGCCTCGATTATCCAAAACGGGCTCGAACCGGAAATCTATAGTTTCAAAGGACTTCGGGCGTTTCGGGACCTGGCCCGCGAGTTTACACTTGAAAGGTATCCGATCCACATCAAGATCGACACGGGCATGCACCGGTTGGGCTTTTCGGCCGATGACATCCCGGCGCTAATCGAGGAATTGTCGGGTAGTCCGGAATTACGGGTGACCTCCCTCCTCTCACATATGGCCACCAGCGATGATCCCGCCCACCGGGAATTCGCTTTGGGGCAGATTGCGCTGTTCGACCGCTTATCGTCTGACATGATGCGCGCGCTCGACATCCAACCGATACGTCACATCCTCAATACTTCGGGCATCCGTCATTTTCCGGAGGCGCAGTACGACATGGTGCGACTGGGCATCGGGCTTTACGGCATATCGAACGATCCTTCGGAACAGAAATTCCTGGAAAATGTGGGCACGCTGAAATCGGTCGTTTCCCAATTACGGACCATCCCCACGGGGGACAGTGTGGGCTACGGACGCCGCTTCCGGGCACCGCGTGAAACGACGGTCGCGACGATTCCGATCGGATACGCCGATGGCATACGCCGCGCATGGGGCAATGGCCTGGGCTATGTGGTACTGAATGGCATGCGGGCTCCGATCATCGGATCAGTGTGTATGGACATGCTGATGGTGGATGCCACCGGAATCGATTGCCGCGAAGGCGATCCGGTGATGGTGTTTGGCGAACGTCCGACGGTGGTGGAAATGGCGGAGAAACTACATACGATTCCGTACGAAATACTCGTCGGTATCTCTCAACGGGTAAAACGTGTTTTTTATCGGGAATAA
- the mscL gene encoding large conductance mechanosensitive channel protein MscL, producing MGFFKDFKASLMKGDVLSLATAVVIGAAFGKIVSSAVDDIIMPIVGLITGGIDFTKKFITLDGNHYENLDAAKKAGAAVITYGNFVQAIINFVIISFFIFVVLRGVERTRKKEEAAPAAPPAPSNEEKLLAEIRDLLKK from the coding sequence ATGGGATTTTTTAAAGATTTCAAAGCCTCGCTCATGAAGGGCGACGTGCTGAGCCTCGCCACCGCGGTGGTCATTGGCGCCGCTTTTGGCAAGATCGTAAGTTCAGCCGTTGATGACATCATTATGCCGATTGTCGGACTGATTACGGGTGGGATCGATTTCACCAAAAAGTTCATCACGCTTGACGGCAACCACTACGAAAACCTGGACGCGGCGAAAAAAGCCGGCGCTGCGGTCATTACCTATGGCAACTTCGTGCAGGCGATCATCAACTTCGTTATTATTTCCTTCTTTATTTTTGTAGTGCTTCGCGGCGTTGAACGCACCCGTAAAAAAGAGGAAGCCGCACCGGCCGCACCTCCAGCCCCTTCGAATGAAGAAAAGCTGTTGGCTGAAATCCGCGACTTGCTCAAAAAATAG
- a CDS encoding aspartate-semialdehyde dehydrogenase, whose amino-acid sequence MKVAVVGATGMVGETMLKVLAERNFPVTELIPVASEKSIGKEIAFQGKTYKVVGMQEAIDRKADIALFSAGGGTSLEWAPKFAEAGTTVIDNSSAWRMDPTKKLVVPEINGDQLTPTDKIIANPNCSTIQMVLALAPLHKKYNIERIVVSTYQSVTGTGVKAVRQLENEYAGIEGEMAYKYPIHRNAIPQIDVFEDNGYTKEEMKMTRETKKILSDDTIRVTATTVRIPTVGGHSEAVNVEFSNDFEVAEVRDILSKTPGVVVQDDIANFVYPMPLYAHQKDEVFVGRIRRDETQPNTLNMWIVADNLRKGAATNAVQIAEYLVAHRLV is encoded by the coding sequence ATGAAAGTTGCGGTCGTTGGCGCCACCGGAATGGTGGGTGAAACCATGTTGAAAGTGTTGGCAGAACGGAATTTCCCGGTGACGGAGCTGATTCCGGTTGCATCCGAAAAATCGATTGGGAAGGAAATTGCCTTCCAGGGAAAAACCTATAAAGTCGTCGGGATGCAGGAAGCGATCGATCGGAAGGCCGACATCGCCTTGTTTTCGGCCGGCGGCGGTACGTCCCTTGAATGGGCGCCGAAATTCGCGGAAGCCGGCACTACGGTTATCGACAACTCGTCTGCGTGGCGGATGGACCCGACCAAAAAACTGGTGGTTCCGGAAATCAACGGCGATCAGTTGACGCCAACCGACAAAATCATCGCAAATCCGAACTGTTCGACCATACAGATGGTGTTGGCCCTGGCGCCACTCCATAAAAAATACAATATCGAGCGTATTGTCGTTTCGACCTACCAATCGGTCACCGGCACCGGCGTGAAAGCGGTTCGCCAACTTGAGAATGAATATGCCGGCATTGAGGGCGAAATGGCGTATAAGTATCCCATCCATCGCAATGCCATCCCGCAAATCGACGTCTTCGAAGACAACGGTTATACGAAGGAAGAAATGAAAATGACGCGGGAAACGAAAAAAATTCTTTCAGATGATACCATCCGCGTGACGGCTACCACCGTGCGCATCCCGACGGTTGGTGGTCACTCGGAAGCGGTGAACGTCGAATTTTCAAATGACTTCGAGGTAGCGGAAGTGCGTGACATCCTATCCAAAACACCAGGCGTTGTCGTGCAGGACGATATCGCCAACTTCGTCTATCCGATGCCGTTGTACGCACACCAAAAAGACGAGGTATTCGTGGGCCGGATCCGTCGCGACGAAACCCAGCCCAACACACTAAACATGTGGATTGTGGCCGATAACCTTCGCAAAGGTGCCGCCACGAACGCGGTTCAGATTGCGGAGTATTTAGTGGCGCACCGACTCGTATAA
- a CDS encoding TIGR00266 family protein: protein MTAHEIGYEIHGEEMQYVEIELDPQEVVVAESGSFMMMQDGIRMETIFGDGAQPKSGLFDKLLSAGKRVLTGESLFMTAFVNEYSGKRKVSFASPYPGKILPIDLRENGGKFICQKDAFLCAAKGVSIGIEFSRKLGRGLFGGEGFIMQKLEGDGLAFIHAGGMLSKRELAPGEVLKVDTGCIVGFTQHVAYDIEFIGGIKNSLFGGEGLFFATLRGPGTVYIQSLPFTRLADRIIASAPAAGGSRREEGSILGGLGNLLDGDNRF from the coding sequence ATGACCGCACATGAAATTGGATACGAAATCCATGGGGAGGAAATGCAATATGTGGAGATTGAATTGGATCCACAGGAAGTCGTAGTTGCCGAATCGGGCAGTTTTATGATGATGCAGGACGGTATCCGTATGGAAACCATTTTCGGCGACGGCGCGCAGCCAAAGTCGGGACTGTTCGACAAGCTGCTCTCGGCCGGCAAGCGCGTGCTCACCGGGGAGAGTCTGTTCATGACCGCTTTTGTGAACGAGTATTCCGGTAAACGGAAAGTGTCGTTTGCCTCACCCTATCCCGGCAAAATACTGCCCATCGACCTACGGGAAAATGGTGGGAAGTTTATTTGCCAGAAAGATGCTTTCCTCTGTGCAGCGAAAGGCGTTTCGATCGGAATTGAATTTTCCCGTAAGTTGGGGCGTGGCCTTTTCGGGGGCGAAGGATTCATCATGCAAAAGTTAGAAGGCGATGGACTTGCCTTCATCCACGCCGGAGGGATGCTTTCTAAAAGGGAGCTGGCGCCGGGCGAAGTGCTGAAGGTGGATACCGGTTGTATCGTTGGTTTCACCCAGCACGTAGCCTACGATATTGAATTCATTGGGGGTATTAAAAACTCGCTTTTCGGTGGGGAAGGACTCTTCTTCGCGACGTTGCGGGGCCCCGGAACGGTATACATCCAGTCGCTTCCGTTTACCCGACTTGCCGATCGCATCATTGCTTCAGCTCCTGCTGCCGGCGGCAGTCGTCGGGAAGAAGGAAGTATACTCGGAGGGTTGGGCAACCTGCTCGACGGAGACAATAGATTTTGA
- a CDS encoding DoxX family membrane protein encodes MNSKFTSIVRVVLGIILVVFGSNKLIDFLPMEPPTGAAGEFMSSLHATGYIFPVVGVLEVVIGILLLTRKWVPFALILLAPLSINILLFHLFMDMPGLGVALAVTLLNSILIYKHWRVYRPLFV; translated from the coding sequence ATGAATTCAAAGTTTACCTCTATCGTGCGGGTCGTATTGGGTATTATATTGGTAGTCTTCGGCAGCAACAAACTGATCGATTTCCTTCCGATGGAGCCACCTACGGGTGCGGCTGGCGAATTCATGAGCTCCTTGCATGCCACCGGCTACATCTTTCCGGTGGTCGGTGTTCTGGAAGTTGTTATCGGGATATTGCTACTGACCCGGAAATGGGTGCCCTTCGCGCTCATTCTCTTAGCGCCGCTTTCCATCAACATTCTGTTGTTCCATTTGTTTATGGATATGCCCGGACTGGGCGTTGCACTGGCAGTCACCCTGCTGAACTCCATTCTCATTTATAAGCACTGGCGCGTATATCGCCCGCTTTTCGTCTGA
- a CDS encoding DoxX family protein: protein MKKFMSAQSFSLDLGLLLIRLMFGASMAAAGYQKITKYSENLKDDFWINKVSFLGLSGAPVLNLVIFAEFFCSLLIMAGFLTRLALIPLLICSFYIFAVIGGEIYHIEDGGLWFNPGFPYFIVYIALFFTGAGKYSVDHLISKR from the coding sequence ATGAAAAAATTTATGTCTGCGCAGTCTTTTAGCCTCGACCTCGGACTGCTTCTTATCCGGCTGATGTTCGGCGCTTCGATGGCGGCGGCCGGCTACCAGAAAATCACCAAATACAGTGAAAACCTCAAAGACGATTTCTGGATCAATAAAGTCTCTTTCCTTGGATTGTCTGGCGCACCCGTGCTCAACCTGGTGATTTTTGCCGAATTCTTCTGCAGCCTGCTGATTATGGCCGGATTCCTGACCCGCCTGGCGCTCATCCCGCTTCTCATCTGTTCGTTCTACATCTTTGCCGTTATCGGCGGCGAAATCTATCATATTGAAGATGGCGGCCTTTGGTTCAACCCCGGCTTCCCCTATTTCATCGTGTATATCGCCCTGTTTTTTACAGGCGCCGGGAAATACAGCGTGGATCACCTGATCTCGAAACGCTGA